CCGAACACCTGCGCTATCTGCCTATGGGCTACTTCAACAAGAACAGCCTCGGCTACATTACCTCCGTCACGACAAACACCATGGAACAGCTCGGCGACGTGGCAACCCGCGTAGTCATGATGGTCACGCAGGGCATTCTCGACACCGTCCTCATCATCGTGATGATTGCCTTTTTCGATTGGCGAATTGCGATTGTCGCAACCATCGGCTTTGCGATTTTCCAATTCATCAACACACTCATGCGCATGAACGTTCGCGCCATTTCGCACGAAAAAGTGGAATGCGACAGCAAGGTCGTCGAAAAAGTTCTCGAATACATCCAGGGAATTGCCGAAGTCAAGGCATACAACATGACCGGCAAGCGTTCCAAGGAACTGAACGAAGTCATCGACAAGTGCACCGCAGCAAACATCAGCATGGAACTCAAGTGCGTCCCGCTTTCGAACTTGCAGACCTTTATTGCAAAGCTCACTGGTGTTGCCATCATGATGTTCTCGATTCATTTCTACTTGAACGGAACTATGGAACTTGCCGATTGTGCTATCATGCTCGTGTGCTCCTTCATGCTATTTGCAGTCCTTGAACTGGGCGGCAGCTACGCAGCACTCCTCCGTACAGTCGATATTTCGGTCAACCGCGCAAATGACATCTTGAACAAGCCGACCATGGATATCGATGGCGACGACATCTCCCCCGTCAATCACGACATCAAGGCAAACGGCGTCGATTTCGCCTACGACAAGCGCAAGATCATTGACAACGTGACGCTTACCATTCCCGAAAAGACGACCACGGCAATCGTGGGTCCGAGCGGTTCTGGAAAGACAACGCTTTGCCACCTGCTTTCACGCTTCTGGGATGTAAATGCAGGCTCAGTCACTTTGGGAGGCCGCCGCGTGCAAGATTACAGCATGGACAGCCTGATGAAAAACTTCAGTTTCGTATTCCAGAACGTGTATCTGTTCCGCGATACAATTGAAAATAACATCAAGTTCGGAAACCCGGGCGCTACACACGAACAAGTCGTTGAAGCCGCCAAGAAAGCTTGCTGCCACGACTTTATCGAAAAGCTGCCCGACGGCTACAATACAGTCATCGGCGAAGGCGGAGCAAGCCTCAGTGGTGGCGAACGCCAGCGCATCTCGATTGCTCGTGCCATCATGAAGGACTCCCCCGTCATCATCTTGGACGAAGCCACCGCAAACGTGGACCCCGAA
This genomic stretch from Fibrobacter sp. UWP2 harbors:
- a CDS encoding ABC transporter ATP-binding protein — encoded protein: MFDTLIKFFNFCNAENRHKFYGSIIVGVFNSFFMALRIGAMAVMLQGVIRHVQGTAPFTMDIVWLSLGIMVVSLIGATITKRVMSMWQTEGGYRTCASKRIEIAEHLRYLPMGYFNKNSLGYITSVTTNTMEQLGDVATRVVMMVTQGILDTVLIIVMIAFFDWRIAIVATIGFAIFQFINTLMRMNVRAISHEKVECDSKVVEKVLEYIQGIAEVKAYNMTGKRSKELNEVIDKCTAANISMELKCVPLSNLQTFIAKLTGVAIMMFSIHFYLNGTMELADCAIMLVCSFMLFAVLELGGSYAALLRTVDISVNRANDILNKPTMDIDGDDISPVNHDIKANGVDFAYDKRKIIDNVTLTIPEKTTTAIVGPSGSGKTTLCHLLSRFWDVNAGSVTLGGRRVQDYSMDSLMKNFSFVFQNVYLFRDTIENNIKFGNPGATHEQVVEAAKKACCHDFIEKLPDGYNTVIGEGGASLSGGERQRISIARAIMKDSPVIILDEATANVDPENERDLMNAIQELTKEKTVIMIAHRLKTVRHADQIVVLDKGRIVEQGKHEELVKNGGIYARFIDSRREAVSWKL